The Miscanthus floridulus cultivar M001 chromosome 17, ASM1932011v1, whole genome shotgun sequence genome has a window encoding:
- the LOC136518238 gene encoding probable LRR receptor-like protein kinase At1g51890: protein MRKNGWDDLFEEGRHVTPELVRIYRDVRSFVDGARNCYTLWSLVVGLKYLLRASFMYGNYDGLNRPPVFDLYIGVNLWKTVNVSDPPDARVVAEAIVVVPDDFVQVCLVNTGSGTPFISGLELRPLKSSIYPQVNLTQGLVLLVRRNFGPTDSTDIVR, encoded by the exons ATGAGGAAAAATGGTTGGGATGATCTTTTTGAAGAG GGACGGCACGTCACGCCGGAGCTTGTGAGGATCTACCGTGACGTGCGCAGCTTCGTCGACGGCGCGCGTAACTGCTACACGCTCTGGTCCCTCGTGGTGGGGCTCAAGTACCTCCTCCGCGCCAGCTTCATGTACGGCAACTACGACGGCCTCAACCGGCCGCCTGTCTTTGACCTCTACATAGGCGTCAACCTGTGGAAGACGGTGAACGTGTCGGACCCGCCGGACGCCCGAGTCGTCGCGGAGGCCATCGTTGTCGTGCCGGACGACTTCGTCCAGGTTTGCCTGGTGAACACCGGCTCCGGGACGCCGTTCATCTCCGGGCTGGAGCTGAGGCCTCTCAAGAGCTCCATCTACCCGCAAGTGAACCTGACACAGGGACTGGTCCTGCTAGTCAGGCGCAACTTCGGCCCGACTGATAGTACAGACATTGTCAGGTGA